A genomic stretch from Plasmodium brasilianum strain Bolivian I chromosome 9, whole genome shotgun sequence includes:
- a CDS encoding A/G-specific adenine glycosylase — translation MNKGNFEKSEKPGKGSTKNSELKKGNKISSSKRGMCTHNKIQKTENFTEEYHYSILQKYNYDIVKDLLEWYYKYRRKLPWRNDKPPYTTSVQLDEGKITGGDIRHYFTKSDNKKIKKEDLNSYINKNTNNEREKRTIGVVVKVKKEQQNLACQEVKRIKKETILNNENKNIEINQMIRNDENITMLSTCIRPNSNPYNNENVENIRSESINNADNLCLRGYQIYISEIMLQQTKVHTVLNYYIKWMNTWSSIFELAKRNLDDVLILWKGLGYYNRAKNLLECCKTVVEKYNGIFPNDIKLLKELPGIGDYTSKAICIHLYNRKDICIDTNIIRIFSRITDTINYYKSTVLSKHCEEVSHILCSGEFNYSDLSQALMDLGSSVCTNSPLCAKCPLNKYCLIHLKTNKKKYSPFNLIHPTDCTLCVLKRNVEIKSVPLVKRKKKTGKTCLVLLVKREEVNNGDNSGNSSINNVPTANHSRTNHLDDHYLMIKNTDSNLFSMHYLFPLLLIDQFDKKTVHVHLNSLLSKLNLNNSKKDSFTYINHFKHIFSHLTYDTYIYVCSVLDAENTTINGENTWIKLKDIKDFTHNTFCQHIIDHYKEKIDDKKNYFSEFYI, via the exons ATGAATAAGGGCAATTTTGAAAAGAGTGAGAAACCTGGAAAGGGGTCCACAAAAAATAGCGAGTTGAAAAAGGGAAACAAAATAAGCAGCTCAAAAAGGGGCATGTGCACACATAACAAAATACAAAAGACTGAAAATTTTACGGAGGAATATCACTATTCCATATTGcagaaatataattatgatataGTAAAAGATTTATTAGAGTGGTATTACAAATATAGGCGAAAGCTGCCATGGAGAAATGACAAGCCACCATACACGACAAGCGTTCAATTGGATGAAGGAAAAATAACTGGAGGAGATATAAGGCATTACTTTACTAAaagtgataataaaaaaattaaaaaagaagatttgAATAGTTATATTAACAAGAACACAAATAAcgaaagggaaaaaagaacaatCGGGGTTGtagtaaaagtaaaaaaagaacaacaaAATTTAGCATGTCAAGaagtaaaaagaataaaaaaggaaactatattaaataatgaaaataagaaCATAGAGATAAACCAAATGATaagaaatgatgaaaatattacCATGTTATCAACGTGTATAAGACCCAATAGTAATCCTtacaataatgaaaatgttgAAAATATTAGAAGCGAGTCGATAAATAATGCAGACAATTTATGTTTAAGGGGGtaccaaatatatataagtgaaATAATGTTACAACAAACGAAGGTACATACTGTTTTAAATTACTATATAAAGTGGATGAATACATGGAGTAGCATTTTCGAATTGGCAAAAAGAAATCTAGATgatgttttaatattatggAAAGGGTTAGGATATTATAATAGAGCcaaaaatttattagaatGCTGTAAAACAGTtgttgaaaaatataatggtaTATTCccaaatgatataaaattactAAAAGAATTACCAGGTATTGGTGATTACACATCTAAAgctatatgtatacatttatataacagAAAAGATATTTGTATTGATACTAATATCATAAGAATATTTTCAAGAATTACTGATACAatcaattattataaatccACTGTTTTATCTAAACATTGTGAAGAGGTAAGCCACATTTTATGTTCAGGTGAATTCAATTATTCTGACCTTAGTCAGGCTTTAATGGATTTAGGATCAAGTGTTTGTACCAACTCCCCTTTATGTGCAAAGTGTCCTTTGAATAAATATTGtcttattcatttaaaaacaaacaagaaaaaatatagccCCTTTAACCTGATCCATCCCACTGATTGCACACTGTGCGTTCTGAAGAGAAACGTCGAAATTAAGAGTGTCCCTCTTgtgaaaaggaagaaaaaaacagGGAAAACGTGCCTAGTATTGCTGGTAAAAAGGGAAGAAGTAAATAACGGGGATAATAGTGGAAATAGCAGTATTAATAACGTACCCACAGCTAACCATAGTCGAACGAACCACTTGGATGATCATTATTTGATGATCAAGAACACGGACTCGAATTTATTTTCCATGCATTATTTGTTTCCCCTTTTGCTTATTGATCAGTTTGACAAAAAAACCGTACATGTG CATTTAAACAGTTTACTATccaaattaaatttaaacaaTTCCAAGAAGGATTCCTTTACATac attAACCACTTTAAGCATATATTTTCTCACCTCACGTATGACACGTACATTTATGTTTGTTCTGTTTTGGACGCG GAAAATACAACAATCAACGGAGAAAATACAtggataaaattaaaagacaTCAAG gatTTTACGCACAATACATTTTGTCAACATATAATAGATcattataaagaaaagatagatgataaaaaaaattatttttccgaattttacatttaa
- a CDS encoding phosphatidylinositol-4-phosphate 5-kinase: MGNKCSCVEISNDKLKVLNSEAYLRIQDLEKAKFGENLETNITNENNEEEYFYRFEKKNFLNESGKKHNEEVTNGKTESNYESNMEKDCIINVKRILMYIKEHEGDFLMFFKERNATSLIFLKYIIMNYTTYIMYIHMGVIYIGEVSESNEKNGLGIIITPDQCIYIGEFENDKITGFGLYVHFSKSKYIGYWKRGKANNYGIFLHPDGTFYKGLWLNDKQNKKGIEYVNSNYVFLGNYEKGGKNGFGAFIWNNESMYIGNIKKNFFFKRGIYFLNKNKIYIGKWKYNCIQGKCEIFWVDKRQFFGYHNNNIKEGIGIYKWNDGRIYFGNWSNNKQHGYGIFILIRHYKDYEQYINNPFFLFFKSTQKIKKDFLVNLSKEAFFDNGKAKHILENILKKCDTYDFYKFLLILLYVNYYHTCSTYFDFIKKKRLNSFKFNYKFYEHIKFHMCSTTNDYLSEHDLSEETLAEKAAGKAANEPADEALTQGRCNKGDSWHNKGTGANTGSSKSPQPIDTTNEKTNAVYMERNEFEDIELLQNYLNSVNLSYLSENDISIYSPLFSYASSNIILKYGKWKNGKLKKWIYATDNSMYESVGCLDNIQNEHAEFSNKKNNNPSNMFSNKNYNVINNFLNNLSSSAISNIYRQKKRKKQKKRKKQKNDQHFYGSRGEEPIGEGIKHKGKRTRKEGDQDIEQCARDHISLEGNVDVVEDKACILEMKSVYTTDEREGDEGQEDDGEEESDKSDKLDKLDKSDESDESHESHESHESDESHESHESDESHESHESDESDESHESDEGGENERREPFERDEEKPPHIWKPFAYDTNADSNIPMHAKNLIKHNKSFIYDEKTGRKGTNSRKTSEHLISTCSNTSSNIISKKGNNISSSLLLGTNENISNSSSGREKNGHNIFNEEKSYKYTKFSNTLNNKSNQLDDKIFKKKKKLKIKKKEFVNNFITNKTLNQNSDVKEYNYKNVENIYNGMNKEQGKKKNKKGGEGKEIKKKKKKRDVSSKSGRRVHEANSSPGAIKREKKTMEKVYQGKKAERSSNRYNRDNSGSSVDINNIGNNDYGSNKVGNNYCASNNVGSNDYGSNDKRNYHSITSHNYDLPKKGFSLIWSLKKMKNSHLSANEHITFEAPENYNYDHSNTLDEGQKKKKSFFRSILGVKRDKKKSQ, encoded by the coding sequence ATGGGAAATAAATGTAGCTGCGTGGAAATAAGCAACGACAAACTGAAGGTATTGAACAGTGAAGCGTACTTAAGGATACAAGACTtggaaaaagcaaaatttgGAGAAAATCTAGaaacaaatataacaaatgaaaataatgaagaagaatACTTTTATcgttttgaaaaaaaaaattttctgaaCGAGTCAGgtaaaaaacataatgaaGAGGTTACAAATGGGAAAACAGAGAGCAATTACGAAAGTAATATGGAAAAAGATTGCATTATTAAtgttaaaagaatattaatgtatataaaagaGCATGAAGGagattttttaatgttttttaaagAGAGAAATGCAACgagtttaatttttttaaagtacataattatgaattacacaacatatattatgtatatccATATGggtgtaatatatattgggGAAGTTAGCGAgagtaatgaaaaaaatggactaggtattattataacacCTGACcagtgcatatatataggaGAGTTTGAAAATGACAAGATAACTGGTTTTGGACTATATGTgcatttttcaaaaagtaaatatataggtTATTGGAAAAGAGGAAAAGCAAATAATTATGGTATTTTTCTTCATCCTGATGGTACTTTTTATAAAGGTTTATGGTTAAatgataaacaaaataagaaaggaattgaatatgtaaatagtaattatgtatttttaggAAATTATGAgaaagggggaaaaaatgGATTTGGGGCATTTATATGGAATAATGAAAGTATGTACATaggtaatataaaaaaaaattttttttttaaaagaggtatttattttttaaataaaaataaaatatatataggcaAATGGAAATATAATTGTATTCAAGGAAAATGTGAAATATTTTGGGTAGACAAAAGACAATTTTTTGGTTAtcacaataataatattaaagaagggataggaatatataaatggaatGATGGCAGAATTTATTTTGGGAACTGGTCAAATAATAAGCAACATGGATAtggtatttttattttaattagaCATTATAAAGATTATgaacaatatattaataatcctttttttcttttttttaaaagtacccaaaaaattaaaaaagattttttagTAAATCTCTCTAAAGAGGCTTTTTTTGATAACGGAAAAGCTAAGCATATACTTGaaaatattctaaaaaaatgtgatacttatgatttttataaattcctgcttatattgttatatgtCAATTATTACCACACATGTTCCACTTATTTTgactttattaaaaaaaaaaggttaaacAGCTTTAAATTTaactataaattttatgaacacaTTAAATTCCATATGTGCTCTACTACGAATGACTACTTGTCTGAGCATGACCTGTCCGAGGAGACACTTGCAGAGAAAGCGGCAGGTAAAGCAGCGAACGAACCTGCAGATGAAGCACTAACACAGGGAAGGTGCAACAAAGGGGACAGTTGGCATAATAAGGGCACGGGTGCCAATACAGGTTCGAGTAAAAGCCCACAACCCATTGATACAACCAATGAGAAAACAAATGCAGTATATATGGAAAGGAACGAATTTGAGGATATAGAacttttacaaaattatttgaattcaGTTAATTTAAGTTATTTGAGTGAAAAtgatataagtatatatagcCCTCTATTTTCCTATGCTTCAAGTAATATTATTCTCAAGTAtggaaaatggaaaaatgggaaattaaaaaaatggatttaCGCGACTGATAATTCTATGTACGAATCTGTAGGCTGTTTagataatatacaaaatgaGCATGCAGAATTttcaaataagaaaaataataacccGTCTAATATgttttctaataaaaattacaatgttattaataatttcctGAATAACTTGTCCTCTTCCGCCATAAGTAACATATataggcaaaaaaaaaggaaaaagcaaaaaaaaagaaaaaaacaaaaaaacgaCCAACATTTTTACGGGTCAAGGGGGGAAGAACCAATTGGTGAGGGGATAAAACACAAGGGAAAAAGAACAAGGAAAGAGGGGGATCAAGACATCGAACAATGTGCAAGAGATCATATTAGTTTAGAAGGTAACGTAGACGTTGTTGAGGATAAAGCGTGTATTTTGGAGATGAAGAGCGTATACACAACAGATGAAAGGGAAGGAGACGAAGGGCAAGAGGACGATGGGGAGGAAGAATCGGACAAATCGGACAAATTGGATAAATTAGATAAATCGGATGAATCGGATGAATCGCATGAATCGCATGAATCGCATGAATCAGATGAATCGCATGAATCGCATGAATCAGATGAATCGCATGAATCGCATGAATCAGATGAATCAGATGAATCGCATGAATCGGATGAGGGCGGAGAGAATGAACGAAGGGAACCGTTCGAGCGGGATGAAGAGAAGCCCCCCCATATATGGAAACCCTTTGCTTATGACACAAACGCAGATTCAAACATACCAATGCATGCAAAGAATTTAATTAAGCATAATAAAAGCTTTATATATGACGAGAAAACGGGTAGGAAAGGAACGAATAGTAGAAAAACAAGTGAACATTTAATATCCACTTGTTCAAATACTTCAAGCAATATTATTTCCAAAAAAGGGAATAATATCTCATCTTCTCTTCTTTTGGGAACAAATGAGAATATCAGTAATTCATCATCTGGAAGAGAGAAGAATggacataatatttttaatgaagaGAAGAGttacaaatatacaaaattttcgAATACCTTGAATAATAAGAGTAACCAATTAGatgataaaattttcaaaaaaaaaaaaaaattaaaaataaaaaaaaaggagtttGTAAACAACTTTATCacaaataaaacattaaacCAGAATAGTGATGTCAAGGAATACAACTACAAAAAtgttgaaaatatttataatggaATGAATAAGGAgcaagggaaaaaaaaaaataaaaagggaggagaaggaaaagaaataaaaaaaaaaaaaaaaaaaagagatgtTTCATCAAAGAGTGGAAGGAGAGTTCATGAAGCCAACTCATCACCTGGAGCTATCAAAAGGGAGAAGAAAACAATGGAAAAAGTGTATCAAGGAAAAAAGGCTGAACGAAGTTCTAATAGGTACAACCGTGATAATAGTGGAAGCAGCGTTGACATTAATAACATAGGAAATAATGACTATGGAAGTAATAAAGTAGGAAATAATTACTGTGCGAGTAATAACGTAGGAAGTAATGACTACGGGAGTAATGATAAACGAAACTACCATTCCATTACGTCCCATAATTACGATTTGCCGAAAAAAGGCTTTTCACTAATATGGAGTttgaaaaagatgaaaaattcGCACCTTTCCGCAAATGAGCATATAACATTCGAAGCTccagaaaattataattacgACCATAGTAATACTTTGGATGAAGgtcaaaaaaagaaaaagtccTTTTTTAGGAGCATTTTAGGAGTCAAGAGGGATAAAAAGAAGAGCCAATAA
- a CDS encoding rRNA (cytosine-C(5))-methyltransferase: MNSNFTSIVSSNEEEKCDIENRKTFPLFENDNFEINQSGDDECISGSADGLEVREDEETEEEDEDGQNEYDEGEDDGEDYDEYEDYKERYDNGGVEQGQENLMDNKDNSSDSSNMSYNDLNSDEEHEKGTSYNEYYNIDDIEIIRKRIGEDGNREDSQNGADSEVHFLGGQKEVNISGLMKKKIKKKCINKSEHIYFDEIGIYKNNKIMNSEDIEDRMKYLLLLLSDSSKKKKKKKKNISIINSVVEKSSIIKELLFYYTYYYEYTKEMIKYLYYLFDIKELYLFLEINNMPKEIHLRTNTLKITRSNLMKILKGQNISVQEGRDKWNNVGIIVNDINSNVGSCNEYLYGYYMIQSSSSFIPVLELNAQENDIILDMCAAPGGKCTYLCALKKNRGLVYANDVNKLRCKAIEAHASRMGIHNLIVTCFDSLNIHKYISFQFDKILLDSFCSGTGVVNKNKSARRKSIKEIRELAQKQRKLLNNAINLVKNGGIVVYSTCSITVEENEQVINYILKKRDVNLLPTDIDIGDPGITHYRKKQFSSKIALCKRIYLHKHNYDNFFVAKLIKRSDVIFGEDLKRNAQDGNMRNKNTYTNNVKHVSKHDNNYAGASKSGKKDNRLNRKKVEGNTNSNTQEINDHIKISLKNKSKTNRKNAIKSHKMNYLNGKRNNLKGKKNKFKNRKEKKLQNQSEHVHSEKRGEKNGSVYGRANHSSDKANKKIKNRTIKKKKETKKWKNQRTKGQKDERTKGRKEERTK; encoded by the exons ATGAACTCAAATTTTACGAGTATCGTTTCCTCAAATGAGGAAGAGAAATGTGATATAGAAAACAGGAAGACATTTCCCCTTtttgaaaatgataattttgaaataaatcAAAGCGGAGATGATGAATGTATCTCGGGTAGTGCCGATGGGTTGGAGGTGAGAGAGGATGAGGAGACAGAGGAGGAAGATGAGGATGGACAAAATGAGTATGATGAAGGAGAAGATGATGGGGAAGATTATGACGAATATGAGGATTATAAAGAAAGATATGACAATGGAGGAGTGGAACAAGGCCAGGAGAATCTCATGGATAACAAGGACAATTCAAGTGATAGCTCTAACATGAGCTATAACGATTTGAACAGCGATGAAGAGCACGAGAAAGGAACGAGTTACAATGAATATTACAACATTGATGACatagaaataataagaaaaagaataggAGAAGATGGAAATAGAGAAGATAGCCAAAATGGAGCAGATAGCGAAGTACATTTTCTGGGGGGACAAAAGGAGGTGAACATATCTGGgttgatgaaaaaaaaaataaagaagaagtGCATCAACAAAAGTGAgcacatatattttgatgaaataggaatatataaaaataacaaaataatgaatagtGAAGATATAGAAGAtagaatgaaatatttattgttattattaagtGATAgctcgaaaaaaaaaaaaaaaaaaaaaaaaaatatttccataATAAATAGTGTGGTAGAAAAATCATCAATAATAAAAGAGctactattttattacacTTATTATTATGAGTACACaaaagaaatgataaaatatttatactacTTATTTGATATAAAAGAGCTGTACTTATTTCTTGAGATAAATAATATGCCAAAGGAAATTCACCTAAGAACGAATACATTGAAAATAACAAGAAgtaatttaatgaaaattttaaaaggacAAAATATATCAGTACAAGAAGGAAGAGATAAATGGAATAACGTCGGCATCATTGTGAATGATATAAATTCAAATGTTGGTAGTTGTAACGAATATTTATATGGTTATTATATGATACAATCCTCTTCATCTTTTATACCTGTTTTAGAATTAAATGCCCAagaaaatgatattatattagATATGTGTGCAGCACCAGGAGGGAAATGCACTTATCTGTGTgcacttaaaaaaaatagaggtCTTGTTTATGCAAATGATGTTAACAAATTACGGTGTAAAGCTATTGAAGCACATGCTTCAAGAATGGGTATACATAATCTAATAGTTACATGTTTTGattctttaaatatacataaatatattagctTCCAGTTTGACAAAATACTTCTGGATTCTTTTTGTAGTGGTACAGGTGTtgttaacaaaaataaaagtgctagaagaaaaagtataaaagaaataagagAACTAGCACAAAAACAACGAAAACTATTAAACAATGCAATtaatttagtaaaaaatgGAGGAATTGTTGTTTATTCTACTTGTAGTATTACTGTGGAAGAAAATGAACAAgtcataaattatattttaaaaaaaagagatgtTAATTTATTACCAACCGATATAGACATAGGAGATCCAGGAATAACTCATTATAGAAAGAAACAGTTCTCTAGCAAAATAGCCTTATGCAAAAGgatttatttacataaacataattaCGATAATTTCTTTGTTGCTAAATTAATTAAGCGATCTGATGTTATCTTCG GAGaagatttaaaaagaaatgcGCAAGATGGTAATATgcgaaataaaaatacatacacaaatAATGTGAAGCATGTTTCAAAGCATGATAATAATTACGCAGGCGCTTCCAAAAGTGGAAAAAAGGACAACAGACTCAACAGAAAGAAGGTAGAAGGCAATACAAATAGCAACACCCAGGAGATAAAtgatcatataaaaattagcTTAAAAAACAAATCTAAAACTAACAGGAAAAATGCGATTAAAAGCCACAAGATGAACTACTTAAATGGAAAAAGGAACAATCTCAAGGgcaaaaaaaacaagtttaagaatagaaaagaaaaaaaattacagaaTCAGTCCGAACATGTGCATTCAGAAAAAAGGGGCGAGAAAAATGGAAGCGTATATGGCAGAGCAAATCACAGCTCCGATAAggcaaacaaaaaaattaagaacaggactattaaaaaaaagaaggaaacgaaaaaatggaaaaaccAACGGACGAAAGGACAAAAGGACGAAAGGACAAAAGGACGAAAGGAAGAAAGAACAAAGTGa